One Williamsia phyllosphaerae DNA segment encodes these proteins:
- the nadC gene encoding carboxylating nicotinate-nucleotide diphosphorylase, with product MTPRAQAIDGVSSDEIRALIRTALDEDLRYGPDVTTAATVPEGARTVAVIASRQPGVIAGLDAALAVFDEVIGDDYDVVDRSEDGTRVQAGDVVLRLDAPTAGLLTAERTALNLLCHLSGIATATARWVDEIADTDTVVRDSRKTLPGLRALQKYAVRAGGGQNHRMGLGDAALIKDNHIAAAGSLTAALKAVRAAAPDLAIEVEVDSLTQLDEALALDAELVLLDNFALWETQMAVQRRNQRAPRTRLESSGGLSLDVAHDYARTGVDFLAVGGLTHSVTVLDLGLDL from the coding sequence ATGACCCCTCGTGCCCAGGCGATCGACGGAGTGTCATCGGACGAGATCCGGGCGCTGATCCGAACCGCCCTCGACGAGGACCTGCGATACGGACCGGATGTCACCACCGCCGCGACGGTTCCCGAGGGTGCCCGCACCGTCGCGGTCATCGCGAGTCGGCAGCCCGGTGTCATCGCGGGGCTCGACGCGGCTCTGGCGGTGTTCGACGAGGTGATCGGCGACGACTACGACGTCGTGGATCGCTCGGAGGACGGGACCCGGGTGCAGGCCGGTGACGTCGTGCTGCGCCTCGACGCCCCGACGGCCGGCCTGCTGACCGCGGAGCGGACCGCGCTGAACCTGCTGTGTCACCTGTCCGGGATCGCCACGGCCACCGCGCGGTGGGTCGACGAGATCGCCGACACCGACACGGTCGTGCGCGACAGCCGCAAGACGCTGCCGGGTCTGCGCGCGCTGCAGAAGTACGCGGTCCGGGCGGGCGGAGGGCAGAACCACCGCATGGGCCTCGGCGACGCCGCGCTGATCAAGGACAACCACATCGCGGCGGCGGGATCGCTCACGGCGGCGCTGAAGGCCGTCCGCGCGGCGGCTCCCGACCTCGCCATCGAGGTCGAGGTGGACTCGCTGACCCAACTCGACGAGGCTCTCGCGCTCGACGCCGAACTGGTGCTGCTGGACAACTTCGCCCTCTGGGAGACGCAGATGGCGGTGCAGCGGCGTAACCAGCGGGCGCCGAGAACCCGACTCGAGAGCTCCGGCGGACTGTCCCTCGACGTCGCACACGACTACGCACGCACGGGTGTCGACTTCCTCGCTGTGGGCGGTCTCACTCATTCGGTGACCGTGCTGGACCTGGGCCTGGACCTCTGA
- a CDS encoding NAD(P)-dependent alcohol dehydrogenase yields the protein MPTVNAVIATSATDPLTISTIERRELGPKDVRIDIKFAGICHSDIHTARNEWKGTKYPVVPGHEIAGVVAEVGSEVTLHNVGDRVGVGCFVDSCGECAPCKNGDEQYCEKGVVQTYNSKTYEGEFTHGGYSQQVVVTEKFVLKIPEGIELDVAAPLLCAGITLYAPLKKWGAGPGRKVAIIGMGGLGHVGVKIAHALGAEVTVLSQTTSKEEDGKRFGADHYYATKDNKQLFTDLAGQFDLILNTVSVNLPLDDYIGLLAIDGALVELGVPENPLQVAAFALLTNRRSLSGSMVGGIALTQEMLDFCAEHEIAAEIETISADQVNEAYDRAVSSDVRYRFVIDTATLANA from the coding sequence GTGCCAACTGTGAACGCCGTTATCGCCACGAGTGCGACAGACCCGCTCACCATCTCGACCATCGAACGCCGTGAACTGGGACCCAAGGATGTCCGTATCGACATCAAGTTCGCAGGCATCTGCCACTCCGACATCCACACCGCGCGCAACGAGTGGAAGGGCACCAAGTACCCGGTCGTCCCGGGTCACGAGATCGCGGGCGTCGTTGCCGAGGTCGGCTCCGAGGTCACCCTGCACAACGTGGGCGACCGCGTCGGTGTCGGCTGCTTCGTCGACTCCTGCGGTGAGTGTGCCCCGTGCAAGAACGGCGACGAGCAGTACTGCGAGAAGGGTGTCGTCCAGACCTACAACTCGAAGACCTACGAGGGTGAGTTCACCCACGGCGGTTACTCGCAGCAGGTCGTCGTCACCGAGAAGTTCGTCCTGAAGATCCCCGAGGGCATCGAGCTCGACGTCGCCGCGCCGCTGCTCTGCGCGGGCATCACCCTGTACGCACCGCTGAAGAAGTGGGGCGCGGGCCCGGGTCGCAAGGTCGCCATCATCGGCATGGGCGGTCTCGGACACGTGGGCGTCAAGATCGCCCACGCGCTCGGAGCCGAGGTCACCGTGCTCAGCCAGACCACGAGCAAGGAAGAGGACGGCAAGCGCTTCGGTGCCGACCACTACTACGCGACCAAGGACAACAAGCAGCTCTTCACGGACCTGGCCGGCCAGTTCGACCTGATCCTGAACACCGTGTCGGTGAACCTGCCGCTCGACGACTACATCGGTCTGCTCGCCATCGACGGAGCCCTCGTCGAGCTCGGTGTGCCGGAGAACCCGTTGCAGGTCGCAGCGTTCGCGCTGCTGACCAACCGTCGCTCGCTGTCGGGCTCCATGGTCGGTGGCATCGCCCTGACCCAGGAGATGCTCGACTTCTGCGCCGAGCACGAGATCGCGGCCGAGATCGAGACGATCTCCGCCGACCAGGTCAACGAGGCCTACGACCGCGCGGTCTCGTCGGACGTGCGCTACCGCTTCGTGATCGACACCGCGACGCTGGCGAACGCCTGA
- the hisD gene encoding histidinol dehydrogenase yields MLSRTDLRGGALSAADLRRALPRGGTDVDSVLATVSPVVAAIRERGAAAALEYGQRFDRVTPDTVRVPAERLVAALDAVDPTVRSALEESIRRARIVHSDQRRGTVRTDVVPGGSVTEKWIPIARVGLYVPGGNAVYPSSVVMNVVPAQEAGVGSLVVASPPQADHGGWPHPTILAACALLGVTEVWAVGGAQAVALLTYGGTDTDDAELAPVDLITGPGNIYVTAAKRLCRSIVGIDSEAGPTEIAILADDEADAVAVAADLISQAEHDVLAASVLVTDSADLAERVDTEVTRQVETTKHRDRVIAALGGPQSGIVLVDDIDHGVAVVDAYAAEHLEIQTRDAAGVAARISNAGAIFVGRYSPVSLGDYCAGSNHVLPTSGSARHSSGLSVQTFLKGIHIVDYNRAALETVSGHVVALADAEDLPAHGDAVKVRFADAAASGSVV; encoded by the coding sequence ATGCTTTCCCGTACCGATCTACGTGGCGGCGCACTCTCTGCCGCCGACCTGCGTCGCGCGCTCCCGCGCGGCGGGACCGACGTGGACTCGGTGCTCGCGACGGTGTCGCCGGTGGTCGCGGCGATCCGTGAGCGCGGAGCGGCCGCCGCCCTCGAGTACGGGCAGCGGTTCGACCGGGTCACCCCGGACACCGTGCGCGTCCCCGCCGAGCGGCTCGTTGCCGCCCTGGACGCCGTGGACCCGACGGTGCGGTCGGCACTCGAGGAGTCGATTCGCCGGGCCCGGATCGTGCACTCCGATCAGCGGCGGGGCACGGTCCGCACCGATGTCGTCCCCGGCGGATCGGTCACCGAGAAGTGGATCCCGATCGCCCGCGTGGGCCTCTATGTCCCCGGCGGCAACGCCGTCTACCCGTCCAGCGTCGTGATGAACGTCGTCCCGGCCCAGGAGGCAGGCGTCGGATCGCTCGTCGTCGCGTCCCCGCCCCAGGCCGACCACGGCGGCTGGCCGCACCCGACGATCCTCGCGGCGTGCGCCCTGCTCGGCGTGACCGAGGTCTGGGCCGTCGGCGGCGCGCAGGCGGTCGCGCTGCTCACCTACGGCGGCACCGACACCGACGACGCCGAACTGGCACCCGTCGACCTCATCACCGGGCCGGGCAACATCTACGTGACAGCTGCGAAGCGCTTGTGCCGCAGCATCGTCGGGATCGACTCCGAGGCGGGACCCACCGAGATCGCGATCCTCGCCGACGACGAGGCCGACGCCGTCGCGGTCGCCGCCGACCTGATCAGTCAGGCCGAACACGACGTCCTCGCCGCCTCGGTCCTGGTCACCGACAGCGCCGACCTCGCCGAGCGCGTGGACACCGAGGTCACCCGCCAGGTCGAGACGACCAAGCACCGTGACCGGGTCATCGCGGCGCTGGGCGGACCGCAGTCGGGAATCGTGCTCGTCGACGACATCGACCATGGTGTCGCCGTGGTCGACGCCTACGCGGCCGAGCACCTCGAGATCCAGACCCGCGACGCGGCCGGGGTCGCCGCGCGGATCAGCAACGCGGGCGCGATCTTCGTCGGTCGGTACTCACCGGTCAGCCTCGGCGACTACTGCGCAGGCTCCAATCACGTTCTGCCCACCTCGGGTTCGGCACGTCACAGCTCCGGTCTCTCGGTACAGACGTTCCTCAAGGGCATCCACATCGTCGATTACAACCGCGCCGCCCTCGAGACGGTGTCGGGTCACGTCGTCGCGCTCGCCGACGCCGAGGACCTGCCTGCGCACGGTGACGCGGTGAAGGTGCGTTTCGCCGACGCCGCGGCGTCGGGGAGTGTGGTGTGA
- a CDS encoding histidinol-phosphate transaminase, producing MTAPGARFTVADLPLREALRGQTAYGAPQLDVPVALNTNENPHPPSAALIADVAESVREAAAVLHRYPDRDAVALRTDLARYLSERVGVALTVDNLWAANGSNEILQQLLQAYGGPGRTAIGFVPSYSMHPIISGGTDTAWVNVMRAPDFSLDVDAAVAEITARRPDVVFLTSPNNPTGQSVSSDDVRAIVSAAPGIVIVDEAYAEFSDRPSAIALIDEFGDRLVVSRTMSKAFAFAGGRLGYLVAAPALVASLLLVRLPYHLSVVTQAAARAALRHADDTLAGVAAIVTERIRVVDALAGLGYDVVDSDANFVLFGRFADAPASWQRFLDGGVLIRDVGIEGFLRVTIGTAEENDAFLRVAAQLATTDRITPAEGTGADTTGALR from the coding sequence GTGACCGCGCCCGGCGCGCGGTTCACCGTCGCCGATCTCCCGCTACGGGAAGCGCTGCGTGGTCAGACCGCCTACGGTGCACCGCAACTCGACGTCCCGGTCGCGTTGAACACCAACGAGAACCCGCACCCGCCGTCGGCTGCGCTCATCGCCGACGTCGCCGAGTCGGTGCGCGAGGCCGCCGCGGTCCTGCACCGGTACCCCGATCGCGACGCGGTCGCCCTGCGCACCGACCTCGCCCGCTACCTCAGCGAGCGTGTCGGCGTCGCGCTGACGGTCGACAACCTGTGGGCGGCCAACGGGTCCAACGAGATCCTGCAGCAACTCCTGCAGGCCTACGGCGGTCCCGGGCGCACCGCGATCGGTTTCGTGCCGTCGTATTCGATGCACCCGATCATCTCCGGCGGCACCGACACCGCCTGGGTGAACGTGATGCGCGCCCCCGACTTCTCCCTCGACGTCGACGCCGCGGTCGCCGAGATCACCGCCCGCCGACCCGATGTCGTGTTCCTCACATCGCCGAACAACCCGACCGGACAGTCGGTCTCGTCGGACGACGTCCGCGCGATCGTCTCCGCCGCGCCGGGGATCGTGATCGTCGACGAGGCGTACGCGGAGTTCTCCGACCGACCCAGCGCCATCGCCCTGATCGACGAGTTCGGCGACCGGCTCGTGGTATCACGCACGATGAGCAAGGCGTTCGCCTTCGCCGGCGGACGACTCGGCTATCTGGTCGCCGCGCCCGCACTCGTCGCGTCGTTGCTGCTGGTCCGCCTGCCCTATCACCTGTCGGTGGTGACGCAGGCGGCCGCACGGGCCGCGCTGCGCCACGCCGACGACACCCTCGCCGGTGTGGCGGCGATCGTGACCGAGCGCATCCGGGTGGTCGACGCACTCGCCGGCCTCGGATATGACGTGGTCGACTCCGACGCCAACTTCGTCCTGTTCGGCCGGTTCGCCGACGCCCCGGCGAGCTGGCAGCGCTTCCTCGACGGCGGCGTGTTGATCCGCGATGTCGGGATCGAGGGGTTCCTGCGTGTCACGATCGGGACCGCCGAAGAGAACGACGCTTTCCTGCGTGTGGCGGCGCAGCTCGCCACGACCGACCGCATCACCCCAGCCGAGGGCACCGGGGCCGACACCACTGGAGCACTCCGATGA
- the hisB gene encoding imidazoleglycerol-phosphate dehydratase HisB: protein MTENRTARVERTTRESSVVVEIDLDGTGTTEISTGVPFFDHMLTAFGAHGSFDLTVRATGDVEIESHHTVEDTAIVLGQAIDQALGDKRGIRRFGDAWIPMDETLAHAAVDVSGRPYFVHTGEPEHLLTAVIGGNPGVAYNTVINKHVFETLAINARIALHVRVLYGRDQHHITEAQYKAVARALRAATESDPRATGVPSTKGAL from the coding sequence ATGACCGAGAACAGAACCGCCCGCGTCGAGCGGACCACCCGGGAGTCGTCGGTCGTCGTCGAGATCGACCTCGACGGGACCGGGACCACCGAGATCTCCACCGGTGTGCCGTTCTTCGACCACATGCTGACCGCGTTCGGCGCGCACGGCAGCTTCGACCTCACCGTCCGCGCGACCGGTGACGTCGAGATCGAGTCGCACCACACCGTCGAGGACACCGCCATCGTGCTCGGTCAGGCGATCGATCAGGCCCTGGGCGACAAGCGCGGCATCCGCCGGTTCGGCGACGCGTGGATCCCGATGGACGAGACACTGGCCCACGCCGCCGTCGACGTCTCCGGACGCCCGTACTTCGTGCACACCGGTGAGCCCGAGCACCTGCTGACCGCAGTCATCGGCGGCAACCCGGGCGTCGCCTACAACACCGTCATCAACAAGCACGTCTTCGAGACGTTGGCCATCAACGCGCGGATCGCCCTGCACGTCCGGGTGCTGTACGGCCGCGACCAGCACCACATCACCGAGGCCCAGTACAAGGCGGTCGCACGCGCCCTGCGCGCGGCCACCGAGTCCGATCCCCGGGCCACCGGTGTGCCCTCGACCAAGGGGGCGCTGTGA
- the hisH gene encoding imidazole glycerol phosphate synthase subunit HisH — MSAASKSVTILDYGSGNLRSAQRALERTGAQVTVTSDRDAAMECDGLVVPGVGAFAACMAGLRSVVGERIIGQRLAGGRPVLGICVGMQILFEEGVEFGVQTTGCGEWPGTVSQLPAPVLPHMGWNTVTAGEGSVLFDGLDADTRFYFVHSYAAQTWEWSGSDSALPPAVTTWAEHGGEFLAAVENGPLSATQFHPEKSGDAGAHLLRNWVHAL, encoded by the coding sequence GTGAGCGCGGCGTCGAAGTCGGTCACGATCCTCGACTACGGATCGGGCAATCTCCGCTCGGCGCAACGCGCCCTGGAGCGCACCGGCGCGCAGGTCACCGTCACCTCCGACCGCGACGCGGCGATGGAGTGCGACGGTCTCGTGGTACCCGGGGTCGGCGCGTTCGCCGCGTGCATGGCCGGACTGAGATCGGTTGTCGGTGAACGGATCATCGGTCAACGACTCGCCGGCGGGCGGCCCGTCCTGGGGATCTGCGTCGGCATGCAGATCCTCTTCGAGGAGGGCGTCGAGTTCGGTGTGCAGACCACCGGATGCGGCGAGTGGCCGGGAACGGTCAGCCAACTCCCGGCGCCGGTGCTGCCGCACATGGGGTGGAACACCGTGACCGCAGGGGAGGGCTCGGTGCTGTTCGACGGCCTCGACGCCGACACCCGCTTCTACTTCGTGCACTCTTACGCCGCGCAGACGTGGGAGTGGTCGGGCTCCGATTCGGCGCTCCCGCCCGCCGTCACCACGTGGGCCGAGCACGGCGGGGAGTTCCTTGCCGCGGTCGAGAACGGACCGTTGTCGGCCACCCAGTTCCACCCGGAGAAATCCGGCGACGCCGGCGCGCACCTGCTGCGCAACTGGGTGCACGCCCTGTGA
- the priA gene encoding bifunctional 1-(5-phosphoribosyl)-5-((5-phosphoribosylamino)methylideneamino)imidazole-4-carboxamide isomerase/phosphoribosylanthranilate isomerase PriA, with protein MGTTLELLPAVDVADGQAVRLVQGAAGSETSYGSPREAALAWQRDGAEWIHLVDLDAAFGRGDNRELLASVVGELDVKVELSGGIRDDDSLRAALATGCTRVNLGTAALEDPQWCAKVIGEYGDRIAVGLDAVRIDGQYRLRGRGWVSDGGDLWEVLERLERDGCSRYVVTDVSKDGTLTGPNLELLGEVADAASAPVVASGGVSSVDDLLAIATLVDRGVEGSIVGKALYAGRFTLPEALSAVAGRA; from the coding sequence ATGGGGACCACGCTGGAACTACTGCCCGCAGTCGATGTCGCGGACGGTCAGGCCGTGCGATTGGTACAGGGCGCCGCCGGGTCGGAGACCTCCTACGGCTCGCCGCGCGAGGCGGCCCTCGCCTGGCAGCGCGACGGGGCGGAGTGGATCCACCTGGTGGACCTCGACGCGGCGTTCGGCCGTGGCGACAACCGGGAACTGTTGGCCTCGGTCGTCGGCGAACTCGACGTCAAGGTCGAACTCTCCGGCGGCATCCGGGACGACGACTCGCTGCGGGCGGCGCTGGCCACCGGCTGCACACGGGTCAACCTGGGCACCGCCGCTCTGGAGGACCCGCAGTGGTGCGCCAAGGTGATCGGTGAGTACGGCGACCGCATCGCGGTCGGTCTCGACGCTGTCCGGATCGACGGGCAGTACCGCCTGCGTGGCCGCGGATGGGTGTCCGACGGCGGCGACCTGTGGGAGGTTCTCGAACGCCTCGAGCGCGACGGCTGCAGCCGCTACGTCGTCACCGACGTCAGCAAGGACGGCACCCTCACCGGCCCCAACCTCGAACTCCTCGGCGAGGTCGCCGACGCCGCGTCCGCGCCGGTCGTGGCCTCCGGTGGCGTGTCGTCGGTCGACGACCTGTTGGCGATCGCCACCCTCGTCGATCGGGGGGTCGAGGGGTCTATCGTCGGAAAGGCTCTCTACGCCGGTCGATTCACCCTGCCCGAGGCGCTGTCCGCGGTGGCCGGTCGCGCATGA
- a CDS encoding inositol monophosphatase family protein, translating into MTGTVIPSDIDPPRLLSIAAGLLDDITPRFIEGLGAPSAVDKGGNDFATELDLELERTLSARLTEATGIGVHGEEFGGPDVTSGTVWVVDPIDGTFNYSAGLPLAGILLALLHDGHPVLGLTWLPLFDLRYQAFVDGPVICNGEAVPALRPTRLQDSVIAFGAFNLNSGGRFPGNYRVEILGEVSREVSRLRLLGSTGLDMALTAAGKLGGAICFGHHAWDNAAGAALVLAGGGVVTDLAGDPWHVTSSSMLAGSPGVHDELVTIIERVGDPADYLPDRTPRTRGGAS; encoded by the coding sequence ATGACGGGCACCGTGATCCCGTCGGACATCGACCCGCCACGACTCCTCTCGATCGCCGCGGGACTGCTCGACGACATCACCCCGCGGTTCATCGAGGGGCTCGGGGCCCCGAGCGCGGTCGACAAAGGCGGCAACGACTTCGCCACCGAACTCGACCTCGAGCTCGAGCGGACGCTGTCCGCCCGGCTGACCGAGGCCACCGGGATCGGCGTCCACGGAGAGGAGTTCGGCGGCCCGGACGTCACGAGCGGCACGGTGTGGGTGGTCGATCCCATCGACGGGACGTTCAACTACTCCGCGGGCCTGCCGCTGGCCGGCATCCTGCTCGCCCTGCTGCACGACGGCCACCCCGTCCTCGGGCTCACGTGGTTGCCGCTGTTCGATCTGCGCTACCAGGCGTTCGTCGACGGACCGGTCATCTGCAACGGCGAAGCCGTCCCGGCGCTGCGCCCCACCCGCCTGCAGGACTCGGTGATCGCGTTCGGCGCGTTCAACCTCAACAGCGGCGGCCGGTTCCCCGGCAACTACCGCGTGGAGATCCTCGGTGAGGTCTCGCGGGAGGTGTCGCGACTGCGACTGCTCGGCAGCACCGGCCTGGACATGGCGCTGACCGCGGCCGGAAAGCTCGGCGGCGCCATCTGTTTCGGACACCACGCCTGGGACAACGCGGCCGGCGCCGCCCTCGTCCTCGCGGGCGGGGGAGTCGTCACCGACCTGGCAGGCGACCCGTGGCACGTCACCTCGTCGTCGATGCTCGCCGGCAGCCCCGGGGTGCACGACGAGCTGGTCACCATCATCGAACGGGTGGGTGACCCCGCCGACTACCTGCCCGACCGCACGCCCCGAACCCGCGGAGGTGCGTCGTGA
- the hisF gene encoding imidazole glycerol phosphate synthase subunit HisF encodes MTVAVRVIPCLDVDAGRVVKGVNFVDLRDAGDPVELAAAYDAAGADELTFLDVTASSTGRSTMLDVVRRTAEQVFIPLTVGGGVRTVADVDILLRAGADKVGVNTAAIARPEVLGEMSRHYGSQCIVLSVDARTVPAGEPPTPSGWEVTTHGGRRGTGIDAVEWARRGQDLGVGEILLNSMDADGTKNGFDLAMITAVRAAVSVPVIASGGAGRVEHFTPAVRAGADAVLAASVFHFGELRIEQVKTAMRADGLIVR; translated from the coding sequence GTGACCGTCGCGGTGCGGGTCATCCCGTGTCTGGACGTCGACGCCGGCCGCGTGGTCAAGGGCGTCAACTTCGTCGACCTGCGCGACGCGGGCGACCCGGTCGAGCTGGCCGCGGCCTACGACGCCGCCGGCGCCGACGAGTTGACCTTCCTCGACGTGACCGCGTCGAGCACAGGTCGTTCCACGATGCTCGACGTCGTCCGACGCACCGCCGAGCAGGTCTTCATCCCGCTCACGGTCGGCGGCGGGGTCCGCACGGTCGCCGACGTCGACATCCTGCTGCGTGCGGGAGCCGACAAGGTCGGGGTCAACACCGCGGCCATCGCCCGCCCCGAGGTCCTCGGCGAGATGAGCAGGCACTACGGATCGCAGTGCATCGTGCTCTCGGTCGACGCCCGAACCGTGCCCGCCGGCGAGCCCCCGACGCCGTCCGGGTGGGAGGTCACCACCCACGGCGGTCGCCGTGGCACCGGCATCGACGCCGTCGAGTGGGCGCGCCGCGGACAGGATCTCGGCGTCGGAGAGATCCTCCTGAACTCGATGGACGCCGACGGCACGAAGAACGGTTTCGACCTGGCCATGATCACCGCGGTGCGTGCCGCGGTGTCGGTACCGGTCATCGCCAGCGGTGGCGCCGGTCGCGTCGAGCACTTCACCCCCGCGGTGCGCGCCGGCGCCGACGCGGTGCTCGCCGCGTCGGTCTTCCACTTCGGCGAGCTGCGGATCGAGCAGGTCAAGACCGCGATGCGGGCCGACGGGTTGATCGTCCGATGA
- the hisI gene encoding phosphoribosyl-AMP cyclohydrolase — protein MTLDPSIADKLTRTENGLVAVVVQERETSEVLMLAWMDDEALHRTLTTGRATYWSRSRQEYWVKGETSGHIQVVHDVRLDCDGDALLLIVDQTGPACHTGTHSCFDSSRALPVTSAPSS, from the coding sequence ATGACCCTCGACCCGAGCATCGCCGACAAGCTCACCCGCACCGAGAACGGTCTGGTCGCGGTCGTGGTGCAGGAACGCGAGACTTCCGAGGTGCTCATGCTGGCGTGGATGGACGACGAGGCCCTGCACCGCACCCTCACGACCGGACGCGCCACCTACTGGTCGCGATCGCGCCAGGAGTACTGGGTCAAGGGGGAGACCAGCGGCCACATCCAGGTCGTGCACGACGTACGTCTGGACTGCGACGGCGACGCGCTGCTGCTGATCGTCGACCAGACCGGTCCCGCCTGCCACACCGGCACGCACAGCTGCTTCGACTCCTCGCGCGCGCTACCGGTGACGTCGGCGCCGTCGTCGTAG
- a CDS encoding tautomerase family protein, with translation MPLIQISQTPGLSDRAKRETIAAVTEAYAKATGKNPDSVWVTITEVPRSHWGVGGEPLGQ, from the coding sequence ATGCCACTGATCCAGATCTCGCAGACACCGGGCCTCTCCGACCGGGCCAAACGCGAGACAATCGCCGCGGTGACCGAGGCCTACGCCAAGGCCACCGGCAAGAATCCCGACTCGGTGTGGGTGACCATCACCGAGGTCCCCCGGTCCCACTGGGGCGTCGGCGGGGAGCCGCTGGGACAATGA
- a CDS encoding anthranilate synthase component I, protein MSTHPATTSREVFLELARDHRVVPVTRKVLADSETPLSAYRKLAGDRDGTFLLESAENGRSWSRWSFIGAGSPAALTVVDGEAHWWGTVPDGAPRDGDPLAALAESLTLLATDRLPDMPPLTGGFVGYLAYDAVRRLERLPDTTVDDLALPEMMMLLAADLAAVDHHEGSITLIANAINWDGTDDRADEAYDDAVARLDRMTQALAAPTPSTVSMYTRPEAQYTAQRTREEYGTIVTSLVGEIEAGEAFQVVPSMRFEMATDADPIDVYRVLRASNPSPYMYLLRVPGLGDENGGRDPFTIVGSSPEALVTVADGVATTHPIAGTRWRGATDEEDQLLAKDLLADEKENAEHLMLVDLGRNDLGRVCEPGTVSVHDYRHIERYSHVMHLVSTVTGHLRDDATALDAVSACFPAGTLTGAPKVRAMELIDEHELTRRGLYGGIVGYLDFAGDADTAIAIRTAVMAGGRAYVQAGGGVVADSVPDYEYNEARNKAGTVLAAVAAAETMTRVTPAGAPAPDPKDHDRTP, encoded by the coding sequence GTGAGTACACATCCCGCGACCACGTCGCGCGAGGTCTTCCTCGAGTTGGCGAGAGACCACCGGGTGGTACCGGTGACCCGGAAGGTGTTGGCGGACTCCGAGACACCGCTGTCGGCGTATCGCAAGTTGGCCGGCGACCGGGACGGCACCTTCCTGCTGGAGTCCGCCGAGAACGGTCGCTCGTGGTCCCGGTGGTCCTTCATCGGCGCCGGCTCACCCGCCGCGCTGACCGTCGTCGACGGCGAGGCGCACTGGTGGGGCACCGTTCCCGACGGGGCACCCCGTGACGGAGATCCGCTCGCCGCGCTGGCCGAGTCGCTGACGTTGCTGGCCACCGACCGACTGCCCGACATGCCGCCACTGACCGGCGGCTTCGTCGGCTATCTCGCCTACGACGCGGTCCGCCGACTCGAACGCCTGCCCGACACCACCGTCGACGACCTGGCGTTGCCCGAGATGATGATGCTGCTCGCGGCCGACCTCGCCGCGGTCGACCATCACGAGGGGTCGATAACCCTCATCGCCAACGCCATCAACTGGGACGGCACCGACGACCGCGCCGACGAGGCATACGACGACGCGGTCGCCCGACTCGACCGGATGACCCAGGCCCTGGCCGCACCCACACCCTCGACGGTGTCGATGTACACCCGCCCCGAGGCGCAGTACACCGCGCAGCGGACCCGCGAGGAGTACGGGACCATCGTCACCTCCCTGGTCGGCGAGATCGAGGCCGGCGAGGCGTTCCAGGTGGTGCCCTCGATGCGGTTCGAGATGGCCACCGACGCCGACCCCATCGACGTCTACCGGGTGCTGCGGGCGTCGAACCCCAGCCCGTACATGTACCTCCTGCGCGTTCCCGGTCTCGGCGACGAGAACGGGGGCCGCGACCCGTTCACCATCGTCGGTTCCAGCCCCGAGGCGCTTGTGACCGTCGCCGACGGCGTGGCCACCACCCACCCCATCGCGGGAACGCGGTGGCGCGGCGCCACCGACGAGGAGGACCAACTCCTCGCCAAGGACCTGCTCGCCGACGAGAAGGAGAACGCCGAGCACCTGATGCTCGTCGATCTCGGGCGCAACGACCTCGGTCGGGTGTGCGAGCCGGGCACCGTGTCGGTGCACGACTACCGCCACATCGAGCGCTACAGCCACGTGATGCACCTGGTGTCCACGGTGACCGGACACCTTCGCGACGACGCGACCGCGCTCGACGCCGTCTCCGCCTGCTTTCCCGCCGGGACGCTGACCGGGGCCCCAAAGGTCCGGGCGATGGAGCTCATCGACGAACACGAACTGACCCGCCGCGGTCTGTACGGCGGCATCGTCGGATACCTCGACTTCGCGGGCGACGCCGACACCGCGATCGCCATCCGCACCGCGGTGATGGCCGGCGGACGCGCCTACGTGCAGGCCGGCGGCGGAGTCGTCGCCGACAGCGTTCCCGACTACGAGTACAACGAGGCCCGCAACAAGGCGGGCACCGTGCTCGCCGCGGTGGCCGCCGCGGAGACCATGACCCGTGTGACCCCCGCCGGTGCGCCGGCACCCGATCCGAAGGACCACGACCGCACCCCATGA